Proteins encoded in a region of the Paenibacillus wynnii genome:
- a CDS encoding glycoside hydrolase family 30 protein, whose product MYKKDLQWFTSTELLPWAEKENKHKVASRGATPVEAVAPALALAEASPAPNLTITAETFQTLEGFGGCFNELGFVALCKLPDQERAEVMHSLFHPEGEQRFSICRLPIGASDYALEWYSLNENDGDYAMEHFSIERDRQMLIPYIKEALALNPELKLFASPWSPPTWMKFPKSYNYGTLRWEPEILEAYALYFVKFVEAYRAEGITIHQVHVQNEVVADQKFPSCVWTGEQLRIFIRDYLGPAFDRHGLDTEIWLGTINAPEAWDEWLKKKATDFDAYASVVLSDPEAYKYVKGVGYQWAGKYAIQRTVQSYPELRYMQTENECGDGENTWFYAKYVFNLYQHYFMNGVNAYIYWNMLLEPKGRSTWGWEQNSMLTVYPEQQKVVHNPEYYVMKHFSHFTAPGSVRVGLKGPWSGNAVAFKAADGTVTLVIANPFNEQRVLNLNSGSSVYSLELEPNSFHTMVLHS is encoded by the coding sequence ATGTATAAGAAGGATTTACAATGGTTTACCAGCACAGAGCTTTTGCCATGGGCAGAGAAAGAGAACAAACACAAGGTGGCGAGTAGGGGAGCAACACCAGTAGAAGCAGTAGCACCAGCACTAGCACTAGCAGAAGCATCCCCAGCCCCTAACTTAACCATCACCGCAGAGACTTTTCAGACTTTGGAAGGCTTCGGAGGCTGCTTCAATGAGCTGGGTTTTGTGGCACTTTGCAAGTTGCCGGATCAAGAACGTGCGGAAGTGATGCACTCGCTCTTTCATCCCGAAGGGGAGCAGCGCTTCAGCATTTGCCGGCTTCCGATTGGCGCTAGTGATTATGCCTTGGAATGGTACAGTCTGAACGAGAATGACGGCGACTACGCCATGGAGCATTTCTCGATTGAACGAGATCGGCAAATGCTGATTCCATATATAAAAGAAGCACTGGCGTTGAACCCGGAGCTGAAGCTATTCGCTTCACCTTGGAGCCCTCCGACCTGGATGAAGTTTCCAAAGTCCTATAATTACGGAACTCTTCGGTGGGAACCGGAGATTCTGGAAGCTTACGCCTTGTATTTTGTTAAGTTCGTAGAAGCGTACCGTGCAGAGGGAATTACCATTCATCAGGTTCATGTGCAGAACGAAGTGGTTGCCGATCAGAAGTTTCCTTCCTGCGTGTGGACCGGAGAACAACTGCGGATTTTTATACGAGACTACTTGGGTCCGGCGTTCGATCGCCACGGGTTGGATACGGAAATCTGGCTGGGAACAATCAATGCGCCGGAGGCGTGGGATGAATGGCTGAAGAAGAAAGCTACAGACTTCGATGCTTACGCATCCGTAGTGCTGAGTGATCCCGAGGCGTATAAATACGTGAAAGGTGTAGGCTACCAATGGGCGGGTAAGTATGCTATTCAGCGTACGGTACAGAGTTATCCAGAGCTGCGTTATATGCAGACGGAGAATGAATGCGGAGATGGTGAGAATACTTGGTTCTATGCCAAATATGTATTTAACCTGTACCAGCATTATTTCATGAATGGTGTAAATGCTTATATTTACTGGAATATGCTTCTGGAGCCAAAGGGACGCAGCACCTGGGGGTGGGAGCAAAACTCCATGCTGACGGTATATCCTGAGCAACAAAAAGTCGTTCATAATCCAGAGTATTATGTAATGAAGCACTTCTCCCACTTTACAGCACCAGGCTCGGTCAGAGTGGGACTTAAAGGGCCATGGAGCGGCAACGCCGTTGCTTTTAAGGCAGCCGATGGCACCGTGACACTAGTAATTGCCAATCCCTTTAATGAGCAGCGAGTGCTGAATTTGAATAGTGGTTCATCCGTGTATTCCCTTGAGCTGGAACCGAACTCCTTTCATACAATGGTTTTGCATTCATAA
- a CDS encoding response regulator transcription factor — MIKVLLVDDESWNRDIVRTFGSWDKLGMEIAGEAEDGIEALRLMEQISPQIVITDMRMPGVDGVRLMNSLYDYFPKVKIVVVSGYDDFKYAQNAMRFRAIDYLLKPIDPKELNAVLLRCKQELEISSREQGTLALDLDVSISLSSYKQLLRVHFNELNVEGVTTVLQGMGFGLEKSGIGKPGLLWQVAQEMLLLLKELMKANAIEADTLQVEIHPEVLSSCENTTSFLLQHYAENLEHLIGQRKFKNKLNLEEVRQYIDHHFAEAVTLDAMARAFFVSKEYLSKVFKLEYGLNVTDYILNLRMEKAKAWLADESIPIKTVAEIIGYEDIGYFYRVFKKHYGIAPGEMRKQGQV; from the coding sequence ATGATTAAAGTGCTATTAGTGGATGATGAAAGCTGGAATCGTGACATTGTGAGAACGTTCGGTTCCTGGGATAAACTAGGCATGGAGATTGCTGGAGAAGCGGAGGATGGAATAGAAGCCCTTCGTCTTATGGAACAAATATCCCCGCAAATAGTCATTACAGATATGCGTATGCCTGGTGTGGACGGGGTGAGGCTGATGAATAGTCTGTATGACTATTTTCCTAAAGTTAAGATTGTTGTGGTGAGCGGTTACGACGACTTTAAATATGCTCAGAATGCAATGAGATTTAGGGCAATAGATTATTTGTTGAAGCCTATCGATCCGAAGGAACTGAACGCCGTACTGCTTAGATGTAAACAAGAACTTGAGATTTCCTCTAGGGAACAGGGTACATTGGCGCTTGATTTGGATGTATCCATTTCCTTATCTTCCTACAAGCAGCTGCTGCGGGTTCACTTCAATGAATTAAATGTAGAGGGTGTAACTACTGTTCTACAGGGGATGGGATTTGGATTGGAAAAAAGCGGTATAGGGAAGCCGGGCTTGCTTTGGCAGGTAGCCCAAGAAATGCTGCTGCTCCTTAAAGAGTTAATGAAGGCAAATGCAATAGAAGCCGACACCCTCCAGGTCGAGATACATCCTGAGGTTTTGTCTTCTTGTGAGAATACAACGTCTTTCCTGCTTCAACATTACGCTGAGAACCTTGAGCATCTTATTGGGCAGCGTAAGTTCAAAAACAAGCTGAATCTTGAAGAGGTTAGGCAGTATATAGATCATCATTTCGCGGAGGCCGTAACTTTGGATGCTATGGCTAGAGCTTTTTTTGTGAGCAAAGAATATTTGAGTAAGGTTTTTAAGCTGGAGTATGGCCTCAACGTTACGGATTATATTTTGAACCTGCGGATGGAAAAGGCGAAAGCCTGGCTGGCAGATGAGAGTATTCCAATTAAGACGGTGGCAGAGATTATCGGATATGAGGATATAGGCTATTTCTATAGAGTTTTTAAAAAGCATTATGGGATTGCACCCGGTGAAATGAGAAAACAGGGGCAGGTTTAA
- a CDS encoding glycoside hydrolase family 3 C-terminal domain-containing protein yields MKNKVQDLISQMTLEEKAGLCSGLDFWHTKGIERLGIPALMLTDGPHGMRKQKESADHLGLHNSVPATCFPSAAGMASSWDRDLIGRVGQALGAECQAENVAVLLGPGTNIKRSPLNGRNFEYFSEDPYLASEMGANHIKGVQSQGVGTSLKHFAANNQEHRRMSTDAVIDERTLREIYLASFEGAVKNSQPWSVMCSYNRVNGEYASESEYLLTRILRDEWGFEGFVVSDWGAVNERVKALQAGLELEMPSNEGLGDAKIVAAVKSGDLSEETLNLAVERMLTFILKTVENRKENAVFNADDHHQLAREVARESMVLLRNEEGILPLSKEGTIAIIGEFAKKPRYQGGGSSHVNPTKLDDAFTEIKAIAGESVELLYAQGYELDSNNINADLLQEARETAAKADTAVLFLGLPDSYESEGYDRVHLSLPESHIALIEAVAEVQSNIVVVLSNGSPVEMPWLHHTKGILEAYLGGQAFGGAIADLLLGEVSPSGKLAETFPKKLSDNPSFLNFPGEGDKVEYKEGVFVGYRYYDKKEIEPLFPFGFGLSYTEFQYSDLRISKSSIKDTENVQVSVTIQNIGNCPGKEIVQLYVSDVESRMIRPLQELKGFQKVELQPGEQKEVTFELNKRSFAYYNVNIGDWHVESGSFMIDIGSSSRDIRLVASIDVESTTLIETIVHRNTTVGDLLENPLTKEKAKKYINIFGFEEGTGDNPEMFIAMMKYLPLRALIGFGQGKYTEENLAADLLELNALVAGK; encoded by the coding sequence ATGAAAAATAAAGTTCAAGATCTCATCTCTCAAATGACCCTCGAAGAGAAAGCCGGGCTCTGCTCAGGGCTGGACTTCTGGCATACAAAAGGCATTGAACGGCTGGGAATCCCCGCTCTAATGCTAACGGACGGCCCGCATGGCATGCGCAAGCAAAAAGAAAGTGCCGACCACCTTGGACTTCACAACAGTGTGCCGGCAACCTGTTTTCCTTCTGCCGCAGGTATGGCTTCCTCTTGGGATCGGGATTTAATTGGACGAGTAGGCCAAGCGCTTGGTGCAGAATGTCAGGCAGAGAATGTTGCTGTCCTGTTGGGTCCTGGAACTAATATTAAACGTTCTCCGCTGAATGGGCGGAATTTTGAATACTTTTCTGAGGATCCCTACCTTGCTTCAGAAATGGGTGCGAATCATATCAAAGGTGTGCAAAGTCAAGGCGTGGGCACCTCACTGAAGCATTTTGCCGCCAATAATCAGGAGCATCGCAGAATGTCTACAGATGCTGTTATTGATGAGCGTACACTGCGCGAGATATATCTGGCGAGCTTTGAAGGTGCGGTTAAGAATAGTCAGCCTTGGAGTGTAATGTGTTCCTATAACCGGGTTAACGGTGAATATGCTTCTGAAAGTGAATATCTGCTGACCCGGATTCTCAGAGACGAGTGGGGTTTTGAAGGTTTTGTGGTCTCCGATTGGGGTGCGGTTAACGAGCGGGTAAAAGCATTGCAGGCCGGTCTAGAGTTGGAAATGCCTTCAAATGAAGGGCTTGGAGATGCGAAGATTGTTGCTGCGGTGAAGAGCGGCGATTTGTCTGAGGAGACGCTTAATCTTGCGGTGGAGCGGATGCTCACTTTTATTCTGAAGACTGTGGAGAATCGAAAAGAAAATGCTGTGTTTAATGCTGATGATCACCATCAACTGGCGCGTGAAGTAGCTCGGGAGAGCATGGTGCTGTTGAGAAATGAAGAAGGCATTCTGCCGTTGTCCAAGGAAGGCACAATAGCAATTATTGGTGAATTCGCCAAGAAGCCGCGTTATCAAGGCGGGGGCAGCTCACATGTAAACCCGACGAAGTTGGACGATGCTTTTACAGAGATAAAGGCTATTGCCGGTGAATCTGTAGAACTTCTTTACGCTCAAGGATATGAGCTAGACAGCAATAATATTAATGCGGATTTGCTGCAAGAGGCGCGTGAGACGGCGGCAAAAGCAGACACAGCCGTACTGTTCCTCGGGCTGCCGGATAGCTATGAGTCAGAGGGTTATGACCGCGTTCACCTCTCCCTGCCTGAGAGTCATATCGCGCTAATCGAGGCGGTAGCTGAAGTTCAAAGTAATATTGTTGTCGTGCTTAGCAACGGCTCTCCGGTCGAAATGCCTTGGCTCCATCATACAAAAGGGATACTTGAAGCTTATCTGGGTGGTCAGGCCTTTGGCGGAGCAATTGCAGATTTGCTGTTAGGAGAGGTTAGTCCGAGCGGAAAATTGGCAGAGACGTTCCCGAAGAAGCTTAGCGACAACCCATCCTTTCTGAACTTTCCCGGTGAAGGTGATAAGGTGGAATATAAAGAAGGAGTGTTTGTTGGATACCGCTATTATGATAAAAAAGAAATCGAGCCGTTGTTCCCGTTCGGCTTTGGTCTCAGCTACACTGAATTCCAGTATAGTGACTTGAGGATTTCTAAAAGCAGCATCAAGGATACAGAGAACGTGCAGGTTAGTGTAACTATTCAGAATATCGGAAACTGCCCCGGCAAGGAAATTGTTCAGCTCTATGTCAGTGATGTAGAGAGCCGTATGATCCGTCCGCTACAGGAGTTGAAGGGGTTCCAGAAAGTGGAGCTTCAGCCCGGTGAACAGAAAGAAGTTACTTTCGAGCTGAATAAACGTTCCTTTGCCTATTACAATGTTAATATTGGGGATTGGCATGTAGAGAGTGGAAGCTTCATGATTGATATCGGCTCCTCCTCACGGGATATCCGCTTAGTTGCCTCTATTGATGTAGAATCGACGACACTCATTGAAACCATTGTCCATCGCAATACAACGGTGGGTGATCTACTGGAGAACCCGCTTACTAAAGAGAAAGCTAAGAAATACATCAATATATTTGGGTTTGAAGAGGGCACGGGGGATAATCCCGAAATGTTCATTGCTATGATGAAGTATCTGCCTCTACGGGCATTGATCGGTTTCGGTCAGGGCAAATATACCGAAGAGAACTTGGCTGCGGATTTACTAGAGTTGAATGCATTGGTTGCTGGAAAATAG
- a CDS encoding ABC transporter substrate-binding protein, with product MKRTTKGVLCSLLAATLLAGCGGNNGGNAGNANSTTGNNTVSPEAKSVTLKMFIAMPRFKEHFDKYIADFVAKEKADKNIDVSVQLEMPTADNASQILKTRLASNDAPDIFAIHAVNEIPSYYKAGYLEDLSDQPFVGKLLDSVRPSVTTADGKIVALPMETLSWGYLYNKKIFTDLGLTPPTTLTEMKAVVEKMKANNITPFVLSYKESWIPQLVIPLTIGAMVKSKDPDFVSKMNKDEGSFMEMKSAIFDIFDLINANGTTKATEVGGDDGAAAFAAGKGAMWLQGPWYAETILKSNPDMDFGVAPLPVNDDPKATVINMSASTSLAVSSTSKNKEVALDFVNYVLDDQATNAFFQALKFNPVSTIHTYESYPWVDDALVYVKEGKSVQDPAIPPSVKDEVGKGLQAYYAGQMSQDDVLKALDKVWKSYNKVNK from the coding sequence ATGAAAAGGACGACAAAAGGGGTACTTTGCAGCCTTCTCGCAGCTACACTTCTGGCAGGTTGCGGTGGTAATAACGGAGGCAATGCAGGTAATGCGAACTCTACAACAGGAAACAACACAGTTAGCCCAGAGGCTAAAAGTGTAACCCTCAAAATGTTCATTGCTATGCCTCGCTTCAAAGAACATTTTGACAAATACATTGCGGACTTTGTGGCGAAGGAAAAAGCGGATAAAAATATTGATGTGTCTGTCCAGTTAGAAATGCCGACAGCAGATAACGCCTCGCAAATCCTAAAGACACGTTTAGCCTCCAATGATGCACCTGATATTTTTGCCATACATGCCGTTAACGAAATTCCATCCTACTATAAAGCCGGATATCTAGAGGACTTATCGGATCAGCCTTTCGTAGGCAAACTGTTGGACAGTGTGAGGCCTTCCGTTACCACGGCGGACGGTAAGATAGTAGCACTTCCAATGGAAACCTTGTCATGGGGCTATCTTTACAACAAGAAAATATTCACTGATCTCGGCCTGACACCACCAACGACCCTGACAGAAATGAAAGCCGTTGTAGAAAAAATGAAAGCAAACAATATTACACCTTTTGTACTTTCCTATAAAGAATCATGGATTCCTCAGCTTGTTATTCCATTAACAATTGGCGCAATGGTGAAGTCCAAGGATCCTGACTTCGTGAGCAAGATGAACAAGGATGAAGGCTCTTTTATGGAAATGAAATCGGCAATCTTCGATATATTCGATCTCATTAATGCGAACGGCACAACCAAAGCAACTGAGGTTGGCGGTGATGACGGCGCCGCAGCTTTTGCAGCAGGCAAAGGGGCGATGTGGCTTCAAGGCCCATGGTATGCCGAGACGATTTTGAAATCTAATCCGGATATGGATTTTGGCGTTGCACCTCTACCTGTTAACGATGATCCGAAGGCAACCGTAATCAATATGAGTGCTTCTACCTCCCTGGCGGTATCATCAACCAGCAAGAATAAGGAGGTAGCACTCGACTTCGTGAACTATGTATTGGATGATCAAGCCACTAATGCCTTTTTCCAGGCCCTGAAATTCAATCCAGTATCAACGATTCATACCTACGAGAGCTACCCTTGGGTTGATGACGCTTTGGTTTATGTGAAGGAAGGTAAATCTGTTCAAGACCCTGCCATTCCGCCATCCGTCAAGGATGAGGTAGGCAAAGGACTGCAGGCTTATTATGCCGGACAAATGTCACAGGATGACGTGCTGAAGGCACTGGATAAAGTTTGGAAATCTTATAACAAAGTGAATAAATAA
- a CDS encoding sensor histidine kinase, with protein sequence MVSRWMVKLTEPFRRSMRNKLILSMILLAVVPIVTITALAAENNRRSMESEVISTNLSNMKWTGIYLSEQFSQLNNLIYTVLISPHLSDYLAYADEASLSNQFAAQKNIIDTLMNLFYSAGNHVIGVELYLKESNKLFTINASQSDIESPSELPALYKMLFEQNKDFVIRSDGSDDSKFQLIRSINRFENQEKLGGISLEIRWGVLDQTLNLLGRGNEHTVFIAGPNGEILYQPWGEPPSKETLTRVAGTSEEQGYFRGQHEYVFYNTIDPVGLKLITVIPNSFINQSALSTMKFGLIVGAVSVLVAILMAIIMALRLATPIVSLARSIQGFGLMKDREVQLSTRVDEIGFLETKLYQMSHRIREHIKTEYIISLEKKSAELKALQAQINPHFLQNTLQMIGSMLFKSNPSESYEVIRSLSDMFRYIIREPDDLAPLRAELVHLNNYMQIQNQRFASRLTYTTQIDEEALKSLIPKLTLQPIVENAFFHGLELKSGPWELEVTVTREDNDVIICIRDNGIGIEESKLAEIRGQLGSQSGGLTVIGDRIGLHNVASRIHMHFGNTYGISIQSQPGLGTTVIATIPLKGESQSDD encoded by the coding sequence ATGGTATCAAGATGGATGGTAAAGCTCACAGAACCCTTCCGGCGCAGTATGCGAAACAAACTCATTTTATCTATGATCCTATTGGCTGTCGTTCCGATTGTGACCATTACGGCCCTGGCCGCCGAGAATAATCGGAGATCTATGGAATCAGAGGTCATAAGCACCAATCTCTCTAATATGAAATGGACAGGCATTTATCTGAGTGAACAGTTCTCCCAACTTAATAATCTGATATACACCGTTCTGATAAGTCCCCATTTAAGCGACTATCTTGCCTATGCCGATGAAGCGAGCCTGTCCAATCAGTTCGCCGCGCAGAAAAACATTATCGATACCCTGATGAACCTCTTTTATTCGGCGGGTAATCATGTGATTGGTGTTGAGCTCTATTTAAAGGAGTCGAACAAGCTGTTTACGATTAATGCTTCGCAAAGTGATATTGAATCACCTTCCGAACTTCCGGCCCTCTATAAGATGCTATTCGAGCAAAATAAAGATTTCGTAATTCGTTCGGACGGCAGCGACGATAGCAAGTTCCAACTCATACGCAGCATCAACCGTTTTGAGAATCAGGAGAAGCTTGGCGGCATTTCTTTGGAAATTCGCTGGGGTGTATTAGATCAGACTCTAAACCTGCTGGGTCGAGGGAATGAACATACGGTATTTATTGCTGGGCCAAATGGAGAAATACTCTATCAGCCATGGGGAGAACCCCCCTCGAAAGAGACACTTACCCGGGTTGCCGGCACCAGCGAAGAACAGGGATATTTCCGAGGCCAGCACGAGTATGTGTTTTACAACACCATCGATCCGGTAGGCTTGAAGCTGATTACAGTGATTCCGAATAGTTTTATCAATCAGAGTGCGCTATCTACTATGAAATTCGGCTTGATTGTAGGTGCTGTTTCCGTCCTTGTAGCCATTCTTATGGCTATTATTATGGCCTTGAGGCTGGCAACACCTATCGTTAGCCTCGCCCGTTCTATTCAAGGGTTTGGACTCATGAAGGATAGGGAAGTCCAGCTCAGTACCCGTGTGGATGAAATCGGATTTCTGGAGACAAAGCTATATCAGATGTCCCATCGTATCAGAGAACATATCAAGACTGAATATATAATTAGCTTAGAGAAAAAGAGTGCCGAGCTTAAAGCGCTGCAAGCGCAGATTAACCCCCATTTTCTCCAAAACACGCTGCAAATGATCGGAAGCATGCTGTTTAAGAGCAATCCGTCGGAAAGCTATGAGGTTATACGATCACTTAGCGATATGTTCCGCTACATTATTCGTGAGCCGGATGATTTGGCGCCGCTACGGGCGGAGTTGGTCCATCTGAATAATTACATGCAAATTCAAAATCAGCGCTTCGCCTCTCGCCTTACCTATACAACTCAGATAGACGAGGAAGCACTGAAAAGTTTGATTCCAAAGCTTACTCTTCAGCCCATTGTCGAAAATGCTTTTTTTCACGGCCTGGAGCTGAAATCAGGGCCATGGGAGCTAGAGGTTACTGTTACGCGCGAGGATAACGATGTGATCATTTGCATTCGTGACAATGGAATCGGGATAGAAGAGAGTAAGCTGGCAGAAATTCGCGGGCAGCTCGGTTCCCAATCCGGGGGATTAACTGTAATTGGAGATCGGATCGGGCTGCATAATGTGGCCTCACGGATTCACATGCATTTTGGCAATACTTATGGAATTAGTATACAAAGCCAACCAGGACTGGGAACAACCGTTATAGCAACCATTCCGCTGAAAGGGGAGAGTCAATCCGATGATTAA
- a CDS encoding carbohydrate ABC transporter permease, producing MPVTSYKKYISLLAFVAPAFIFYTLFLLIPTIGGMFYSFTDWNGLNKDYSFIALGNFIEALREDTDFVNSLLFTLKYVLFMVVLQNVFALVLAVFIESKVRTKGFFRTIFFMPNMISTIISAFMWTFVFSQVLPQIAEKTAFTFLDQLWIGDPQVSFYSIIIVSLWNGVGYMMIIYLAALQGVPQSLKEAAVIDGATPFQSFRSVTMPMITHAITICFFLTLNGAFKVFEVVYGLTGGGPGRSTQVITMNIYEEAFSNNFRYGYASAKSVILFVIILIFTFIQISVMKRKEVEA from the coding sequence GTGCCGGTCACTAGCTACAAAAAGTATATTTCACTGCTTGCTTTCGTTGCGCCCGCATTTATTTTTTATACCTTATTTCTGCTAATCCCCACCATTGGTGGTATGTTTTATAGCTTTACGGACTGGAATGGACTTAATAAAGACTACTCTTTTATCGCACTTGGCAATTTCATAGAAGCCCTGCGTGAAGATACTGATTTCGTGAACTCATTACTGTTTACGCTTAAATATGTATTGTTCATGGTAGTTTTGCAAAATGTATTTGCCCTTGTGCTAGCAGTATTTATTGAATCCAAAGTAAGAACCAAAGGTTTTTTCCGCACCATCTTCTTTATGCCGAATATGATCAGTACCATTATCAGTGCGTTTATGTGGACGTTCGTATTCTCACAGGTACTGCCCCAAATCGCAGAGAAGACGGCATTCACTTTTCTAGACCAGTTGTGGATCGGCGACCCCCAGGTGTCCTTTTATTCGATTATTATCGTGTCGCTGTGGAATGGTGTCGGCTATATGATGATTATATATTTGGCAGCCCTGCAGGGTGTGCCGCAAAGCTTGAAGGAAGCAGCAGTTATTGACGGTGCAACTCCGTTTCAATCCTTCCGCAGTGTGACCATGCCGATGATTACACATGCCATAACGATCTGCTTCTTCCTAACACTAAATGGTGCTTTCAAAGTATTTGAGGTAGTCTACGGACTTACGGGCGGGGGACCGGGACGCAGCACTCAGGTTATCACGATGAATATTTATGAAGAGGCGTTCTCCAATAACTTTCGGTACGGTTACGCCAGTGCCAAATCGGTCATTTTGTTCGTGATTATCTTAATCTTCACCTTTATTCAAATCAGTGTGATGAAGAGAAAAGAGGTGGAAGCATGA
- a CDS encoding carbohydrate ABC transporter permease — protein sequence MRLRRSSSLFITLFLCVGAVISFFPIYLAIINSVKTQGEMFTSFMAFPTKLHFENYSQAFDKINLLNSTLNSVIVSLIGIGGIVFCAALAGYKLSRTGGKLSGLIFFLFIASMLVPFHSIMIPLTRMAKNLHVSGSTYGLAIIYIGLGVNMAIFLYHGFVKSIPRELEEAARIDGCGEFQTFFRIIFPLLLPITVTIAILDFLWIWNDFLLPLLMLTDSTKYTLILSTNTLFGEYNKEWSLILAALVLTALPVILIYSFFQKFIMQGIAEGAIKG from the coding sequence ATGAGATTGAGAAGATCATCCTCCCTATTTATTACTTTGTTTCTATGCGTCGGCGCTGTGATCTCCTTTTTCCCCATCTATTTGGCTATCATAAATTCTGTGAAGACTCAAGGTGAAATGTTCACCTCTTTTATGGCATTTCCGACAAAGCTGCATTTTGAGAATTACAGCCAGGCTTTTGATAAAATCAATCTATTAAATAGCACGCTGAACTCTGTCATTGTATCGTTGATCGGTATTGGCGGTATCGTCTTTTGCGCCGCCTTGGCCGGCTACAAGCTGTCTCGGACGGGCGGCAAGCTGAGCGGCCTGATTTTCTTCCTGTTTATCGCTTCCATGCTTGTGCCTTTTCATTCCATTATGATTCCGTTAACCCGTATGGCAAAAAACCTGCATGTCAGCGGCAGTACTTATGGGTTGGCCATTATCTATATCGGTCTTGGCGTAAATATGGCGATCTTCCTGTATCATGGATTTGTAAAATCAATCCCTCGCGAATTGGAGGAAGCGGCGCGAATTGACGGCTGCGGGGAGTTTCAGACTTTCTTCCGTATTATTTTTCCGCTACTGCTTCCGATTACCGTAACCATCGCTATTCTTGATTTTTTATGGATCTGGAATGACTTTTTACTGCCGCTTCTTATGCTTACGGATTCGACTAAATATACGTTGATTCTGTCAACGAATACGTTGTTTGGTGAGTATAACAAGGAGTGGTCGCTCATTCTGGCGGCATTGGTCTTGACTGCACTTCCAGTGATCCTGATCTATTCATTCTTCCAAAAATTTATCATGCAGGGTATAGCCGAAGGAGCAATCAAAGGCTAA
- a CDS encoding AraC family transcriptional regulator, translating into MLEHLEINERIQYICKLMFEAYQIPVFILSASRTIEHQLPESNISRPLSKDASSMLAEIISHSDVEADTDNPSSLPIIRTTPFLENYIILRLPNEHLEATTLVIGPSLYAPLTSDNAASLMRDNGIPLKLQEQWLQYYGSLTVINRMRLYHAAMLLYSLVTGKALSITDLLLDIRTLEPTPHTSDSLDLNVSYRRENTWLHHDPMLEKDMFRHIKNGNKAELLKVQATFTEEKFGLLSKNSHLRSKKNLAIASITLATRAAIDGGVFWEIAFTLSDFHIQHIEELKDIPAVDRAQLAALCDFADHVRDNRNSKLSRTAALCQNYIFNHLYEELSLDKLAGVAGLNGSYLSQLFKKETGIAISDYIQRERIEEAKRLIEAHGITLSDIATRLHFNDQSYFTKVFKKYTGTTPKEYRNNRGITL; encoded by the coding sequence ATGCTTGAACATTTGGAGATTAACGAACGTATTCAATATATTTGTAAACTAATGTTTGAAGCATATCAGATTCCGGTATTTATTCTGAGCGCGAGCCGGACCATAGAACATCAGCTACCGGAGTCCAATATATCCCGCCCTTTAAGTAAAGATGCAAGCAGCATGCTTGCTGAAATAATAAGCCATTCGGATGTAGAGGCTGACACCGATAACCCTTCCTCTCTACCTATCATTCGAACTACTCCATTCCTAGAGAATTATATTATTCTCCGTCTGCCTAATGAGCATCTAGAAGCTACAACCCTAGTCATTGGCCCTTCTCTGTATGCTCCCCTTACGTCCGACAACGCTGCAAGCCTGATGCGCGACAATGGTATTCCCCTCAAGTTGCAGGAGCAATGGCTTCAATATTACGGCAGTCTGACCGTTATCAATCGGATGAGATTGTACCATGCTGCCATGCTGCTATACTCGCTGGTCACCGGTAAAGCCTTATCCATTACCGACCTTTTACTCGACATTCGCACTTTAGAGCCAACACCACATACCAGTGACAGCCTTGATTTAAATGTCTCCTACCGGCGCGAGAATACATGGCTGCACCACGATCCAATGCTGGAGAAAGATATGTTCCGTCATATCAAAAATGGAAATAAAGCTGAGCTTCTGAAGGTACAGGCAACCTTTACCGAGGAAAAATTCGGTCTGCTCTCGAAGAACAGCCACTTACGCAGTAAAAAAAATCTGGCGATTGCCTCCATAACTCTCGCTACACGCGCAGCTATTGATGGGGGAGTGTTCTGGGAGATTGCCTTTACACTTAGCGATTTTCATATACAGCATATCGAAGAACTTAAGGATATCCCTGCGGTAGATCGTGCCCAGCTCGCTGCCCTCTGCGATTTCGCCGACCATGTCCGAGATAACCGAAATTCCAAGCTCTCACGTACAGCCGCCCTTTGCCAAAATTATATTTTTAACCATCTATACGAGGAGCTTTCTTTAGATAAGCTGGCAGGGGTGGCAGGACTCAATGGAAGTTATCTCTCGCAGCTGTTTAAGAAGGAGACGGGGATCGCAATTAGTGATTATATTCAGCGTGAACGGATTGAGGAAGCCAAACGGCTGATAGAGGCTCACGGAATTACCTTGTCCGACATCGCTACCCGGCTCCATTTTAACGACCAGAGCTATTTCACAAAAGTATTTAAAAAATACACCGGCACCACACCCAAAGAATACAGAAATAACCGGGGAATCACTCTTTAG